The Verrucomicrobiota bacterium genomic sequence CCGGAGCCGTGCGGCAAAATGCCGGGCTTGTTCATTCACGAATTCGCCATTGAAAAGCGTCAGCGCCTGCGGCGCGACGGTCGTAACCTGGCGGCGCGCGGAACTGCTCACGGTGTCGCAGAGATCAAGCACTTCCAGCATCGGCACCACCAGCCCGCGCTTGATGAACGCGTACACGGTCCGCCGGGAGCGCTCGGTTTCGTCCGACGCCTTCCAGATCGATTGCTTGTCTGTATTGGCTTCGATGGCTTGAGCGGGGATCACCGGAAACATCGGCGGGCCGAACATGGCCGGATTGAGCTGGCCGCTCACGGCCAGCACCGAATCGCGAATCGCTTCGACTTCGAGGCGGCGATACGGGAGATAACTGAGCAGGCGGTTTTCCGGGTCCATTGGTGCGTAATCCGGATTCGGCGTGCGGCTCATGCGCCAGGCGCGGCTGGTCAGGATGAGCCGGTGCAGTTTCTTGATCGACCCCTGCGCGTCGTGCGCGAACCAGTGCGCCAGCCAATCGAGCAATTCCGGATGCGTCGGCGGTTCGCCCATCACGCCGAAGTCACTCGGCGTCCGCACAAGGCCGGCACCGAAATGCTGCTGCCACACGCGGTTCACAAAGACACGCGTCGTCAACGGGTTGTCGGGACTCGCAAGCCACTGCGCCAGACCGAGCCGCCGGCGCGAGGTTCGCGCGTCCGGAGCTGGAAATTCCGGCTGAGGCTTTGCCGCCACGGCGGGAACGGCCGGACTGACCGGATCGCCTGGACGTTTCGGATTCCCGCGCAGCAAGACGTGCGTCGCCGGCGGAATCGGCGACGGCTCGCGCATGAAGTAAGCCCGCGCCAAATCCGGCGTGGCCGCGCGCAGCGTTTCGATGGCGCTTTGATTGTCGGCGAGCTTCTTTCGAGTGTCCTCAGGCATGATCCCGGCCAGTTCGGCCTCCAGTTGCTTTGCGGAACCGTTCACGAGTTTCTTCTGCTCCAGGTTGCGTTTGTCGGGAGCCGTTCGAAAGGCAGCCATCGCCTCCGCGGATAACTTGCTGCGACCGGACTTGAAATGGTTTTCGCGCAAGTCTGCGCGGACCTCCTCGTTCTCTCGGTTCAGCTTCTCGATCTTTCGATCGCGCGCGGCCAGCTCGGCGAGTTCTTCGGGCGAACCGGCGGGCAACGCCAGCTCGGTGCGCCCGTTTTGCGGACGTTGAAGGGGATTGAACACTGCGACCATCGAATAGTAATCCCGCGTGGAAAGCGGCTCGAATTTATGGTCGTGGCAGCGCGCGCAGCCCAGCGTGAGGCCAAGAAAAACCTGCGAAGTCGTCGAGACCATGTCGTCGAGTTGATCGAACCGGTCGGCGTCGGGATCGGCCGGTTCGTCATCCCAATGGCCGAGGCGGTGGAAGCCGGTTGCGATCAAGCTCTCGGCGTCGGCGTCCGACAATTCGTCGCCCGCGATTTGTTCCAGGATAAAACGGTCGAACGGTTTGTCGGAATTGAACGCGCGGATGACGTAGTCGCGGTAACGCCAGACGAAAGGCTTCGCCGCGTCGCGTTCGTAGCCATTGCTGTCCGCGTAGCGCGCGAGATCCAGCCAGTGACGCGCCCAGCGCTCGCCATATTCCGGTCGGGCGAGGAGCGAATCGATCACATCATCAAGCGCGGCCTCAGAACGCAGGGCGAGCTTCCAGCCTGCCGGTTCGGGCGGCATCCTGCCGCGCTCGAATCCATCCTGTTCCTCCAACGTGGGCGGCAAACCGATGAGATCGAGGTAAACCCGGCGCAGCAGTGCCGAAGGCGCAGCCTCCGCCGCAGGCCGCCAACCGCGCGCTTCCAGTTTGGCGAGCACGAAACGGTCAATCGGATTTCGGCACCACCCGCCGTCGTTGACCTCCGGCACGGGCGGCCGTTGAACCGGACGAAAGGCCCAATGATCCGATAGGGCTGGTGCTGCCGAAGAAAAAACGATCTGGCTCAGGATCAGGCCAATTCCAATGGCGCTCCCCGATTGTGGGTGGCCCCGAACTTTCAAGTCAGTGCTCTGGAGATGGGGTAGCACGTCAGAATCATACACGATATTAGGCCACGTTCGCCAACTGATTATCTGGAGGAACCTAACCCTCAGTAAGCGACAGTGGAGCAAGGCTCCCGTCGAGCCATTCGTCGATGGCGATTGGCTCGCGCTTGCGCTCCCGGATCGGCTTCGTCGTTCTCCTTCACCCCGGCCCTCTCCCGCGTAAACTGTTAGCGCTGGTAGGGACGGATTCCACTCCGTCCCTGACTAATCCTTGAGGCGTTTCTTGAAACGGAGAGACGGACAACGGAAAAACCAGAAGCCTCCGTTGGCCCATCGTCTCTTCCCGGGTGGCAGTCTGCCTCAAGGCTTGATTTGGAACGGAGTGGAATCCGTCCCTACCAGCGCTGCTCGGAAACATTGAAAAGACCGGTTCGCCTCTCATGGCGTCGTGCCGAGGAGAACCAGCCGATAGAATCGCGCGCTGGTCGTGGCGCCTCCGCCGCTGGCGCGAACGCTATTGTTGCCGGTCTTTTGTACCGTCGCGCCGCTCACAGGTTGCCAGGCCTTCAAGTCCGCGCTTTCCTGCAGTTGATACTGGCCGGCGGGTGCTGGGGTCGTGAAGTCGATGGTAACTCGGTCATTGGCTTTGGCTAAGCCGAGCGCGGTGACCTTGGGGCTGGCGGCGACAATTTCCAAACCGCCCGGCTCCCCGATCAATTTCCACTGATCGGTATCCGCGTCATTCTCGAAGGCGCCCTCGGCGGCATACACTTCATAATACGCCGCGCCGACGCGTTCCCAGGCAATGAACTCGATTTCATAAACGCCAGCGGCGATGCCTTTGAGAACGCCGCGCGTGTTGCTGTCGCCGGTGTTCGTTTGAAAAACCATGAACTCCTGGAAATTCTCGTCGCGTTCGCCGTTGCCGGTGACGCTGGCGAAAGGCGCGCCGATGAAGCGAAGGCCAAATCCTTCGTCGCTATGAACGCCGAGGGTCCAATCGCCAGCACGCGGAATCTTCACTCGGGCGCGCGCCACAATCACGAAATCGCTCTCGGTGAGGCCCTGCGCCTCAGCAGGGATCGGTTGGTCATCCGGGATCAACCCGCCGGAGCCAGGAGCGGCGGTCTCGCCAAGATTGATCGCGGAGACCGCCGTGTCGTGGATTTTTCCCGTGAATCCGGGCTGATTCGCCTTGAGCGCGATGTCCACGGCGGACACGAGCGCGTCGGCCCGGCCCGCATTCCAGATTTGGCGGAAGCCCCACTTGCCCGCGCTGCTGCCCGGACCGCCGAGACCGTTCAAAGGAAAGAACGGGTTGGGCAAAGTGAAGGGCGATTCCAGGATGAGGCTCGCGCCGGTTGAATCTTTCGTTTCCACTTTCAACGTATGGCTTGAACCGGCCAGGAATGGCGCCGCGGGCTTGTATGTGAGTGTCGTGACCAGCCCGGCCTTAACCACCGACGCCGTGACGGGCGATCCGTCCACCGAGAGTTTGACCGTGGCTGGATCGACGACGCTTTTGCCCGCGTCTTCGGTCTCGACAATCACCTCGGTGAGCCGGGCGGTCACCTTCTTGACGGTGGCGCGATCGATTTCCGGTTTGTCCGAGACATGCACATCGAAACGGTCGGCGGTGACGACGCCGTTGCCCAGCACGCGAACGCGGAGGACGTGGTCGCGGTTGGGCAGGATCGGGCTGCTCCAGACGAGCACCTGTTCTTTGCGTTGCGCCGCTTTGTAAATCACCGTGTACTCAGTTCCGCCGTCAATCGTTGCAATCGCGGATCCGTGATGGCTGGCGACCGTGGCGAACAGGTCAATCTTGACGCCTTTGAATTTCACCTCGAAGTAGGCGTTGCGGGCGTCGGAGTAATGGTCGTTGTTCTTGAAGCGCGGATCGTTCACGTTGCCCGGCGCGAGATTCCACGTGCCCGTGTATCGGATCTGGTTGACGCCGTCGCCGATGTCGGCATTGTCGTCGATCTGCACGATGCGATCCGCCACGAACTCGCGCACCACGCAATTCACCGTGACCCACCCGACCAGGCCCGTGCGATCGGTCGCGACGACCCGGAAGGCGTGGTCGCCTTTCGCAGGCGCTTTCACCGCGAGGGTGTACGGGCCGGCGGTCTTTTCCGCGAGCTTGGTGTCGCCGTCAAAATACTCGACTTTGAGCAGGTTGTTGTCCCGGTCCGTGATGCGGGCGTCGATCGTGATGTCCGTGCCGAAGGGAATGACGTCCGCCTCGTGAGGATTCGCGACAATCACGCTGGGCACTTCGCCTGCGATATCCCCGCTTTCGAATCGCGCCTCTGCCAGGCCGACGGACCAGCCGTGTCCCCAGTTGGTGATCCCTTTCAGTTTGACCAGGCGCACGTTGGTTCCGACGACATTGAAAGTCTGCGCGGTCTCGCCGCCCTCTTTCAAGGTGATGACGGCAATGGCGGTGAAGTTGGCGTTGATCATGTTGGCATCCGGCGACACCAGCACTTCCACTTCTTTCATGCCGCGATCGGTGCTATCGGCGACGTTGTAATTCCAGAGATAAACTTTGGTCAGATCGACCGTCTTGCCCAGATCAAGGATGGCGTCGGCGCGGATGGAGCCAACGACGGACCACATTTCGGCGTTGTCGCGGCTATGAAGCGACGCGACGGAACCGATGCCCGGATTATCGAGGCCCTGCCCATTGATGAGCGCGTCTTGCGTGGTTTCGCCGTTGGAGGCAAGCACGGCGACGGGTTGAATAAACTCAGCGCGGAGAGAGAGGGTCGTGAGGAGGAGCGCGACGGCGAGCCGGACCGTCAGCAGCCGCCCAAAGAAGCTTGGTTTCATAGAAAGGTTTGGGGTTTACAGGCGGACTTTAGAACTGCGGGCGCATCAGGTCAATCCGGTGGATTCCAACATTCCATCATTGAAGGTGGGGCGAGGCTCCCGCCGAGCCAATGATGCCATCGAAGACAGGTTCCTATCCGAGTTCATCCGTGTCATCCGTGGGCAAAATCTTCGCGGGAATGATTGATTCTGACAGTTGGGCCGTGACCTTCGTT encodes the following:
- a CDS encoding DUF1553 domain-containing protein, with protein sequence MLHCRLLRVRFLQIISWRTWPNIVYDSDVLPHLQSTDLKVRGHPQSGSAIGIGLILSQIVFSSAAPALSDHWAFRPVQRPPVPEVNDGGWCRNPIDRFVLAKLEARGWRPAAEAAPSALLRRVYLDLIGLPPTLEEQDGFERGRMPPEPAGWKLALRSEAALDDVIDSLLARPEYGERWARHWLDLARYADSNGYERDAAKPFVWRYRDYVIRAFNSDKPFDRFILEQIAGDELSDADAESLIATGFHRLGHWDDEPADPDADRFDQLDDMVSTTSQVFLGLTLGCARCHDHKFEPLSTRDYYSMVAVFNPLQRPQNGRTELALPAGSPEELAELAARDRKIEKLNRENEEVRADLRENHFKSGRSKLSAEAMAAFRTAPDKRNLEQKKLVNGSAKQLEAELAGIMPEDTRKKLADNQSAIETLRAATPDLARAYFMREPSPIPPATHVLLRGNPKRPGDPVSPAVPAVAAKPQPEFPAPDARTSRRRLGLAQWLASPDNPLTTRVFVNRVWQQHFGAGLVRTPSDFGVMGEPPTHPELLDWLAHWFAHDAQGSIKKLHRLILTSRAWRMSRTPNPDYAPMDPENRLLSYLPYRRLEVEAIRDSVLAVSGQLNPAMFGPPMFPVIPAQAIEANTDKQSIWKASDETERSRRTVYAFIKRGLVVPMLEVLDLCDTVSSSARRQVTTVAPQALTLFNGEFVNEQARHFAARLRREAGADASKQIELAWRLALCRPPRATEVAAMKEFLRRETEAARRETKYGAAATPEEQARSEVSVSRDSIGFPLSPRGTSGERSGERGFLEKRDRTPLLSPALSSLREEREKTSLTDSLNRTPEEQALVQLCRVVFNLNEFVYVD